From Arcobacter lacus:
ATAATTCCTATGTTTTGGGCTTCTTGATTTCCATAAATTACACAATTTGGTATTTTTTTTAATTCATTTATTAAAAATTCTTTTAACTCATCTTTTTGTTTTTTTATAAAATCAAAACTAATCTCATTTCTTAGTTGATATGCCAATGATGCACGAATGAGTTGTAAAATACCTGGAGTTCCAGCATCTTCTCTTGTTTCTATCTCTTTTTGATAAAGTTGTAAATCTTTATTTACATACTCAACTGTTCCTCCCCCTGCAAATGTAGGAGCAATTGAAGTATCTATTAAATCTTTTCTAATAACTAATAAACCACAACTTCCAGGACCACCAAGAAGCTTATGCGAAGACATAAACATAGCATCAAAAAGATGACAAGGTATATTCATATATGGGCTACTTGCTGCTGCATCAAAGCAGATAATTGCATTGTAAGCTCTTAATATTTTTGAGATTTCTTCATATGGAGTTATTATTCCCGTTACATTTGAAGCAATACAAAAAGAAGCAATAATTTCTCTATTTTTATTTTTTTCCAAAATCTCTTTTAAGTGATCTAAATCAACTAAACCATCTTTATCCAAATTTACTCTTTGTGTTTCACACAAAGCCTCTCTAAAAGAAACTTCATTTGAATGATGTTCATAAGGTCCAACAATAACTAAAGGAGCAGATTCTTTATCGATTTTGAAGTTAAATCTTTTTTTAGTCGCAGGTGGAATATAAAGTCCTAATAATTCTTGAAAATGCTTTATTGCTGCAGTTGAGCCACAACCACTTGGAAGTATTGCAAAATCATCAGTTAACTCTAAATTATGAGCAAGATTAATTCGGGCTTTTTCATAATAATTTGTTGTTTTATCTGCATTAGAAGCTTCTTTTGAGTGCGTATTTGCATAAGTTTCTAAAACATCGTGTATTCTGTTTTCAATTTGTCTAAATCCAAGTCCTGAAGCTGTATAGTCAAAATACTCTTTTTTATTTTTTCCAATAGTGTTATATCGAATAAAATTTAGTATATCAGCATCTTTATCAAAAAAAGGACGAAAAATATCTTTATTCATAAAATTTTCTCTTTAAAAATTAATAATATTTATATAGCGCATAATTCTAGCTTATTCTTAATTAGTATTTGTTTTTTACCACGGGCTTATTTTATCGA
This genomic window contains:
- a CDS encoding aminotransferase class V-fold PLP-dependent enzyme, yielding MNKDIFRPFFDKDADILNFIRYNTIGKNKKEYFDYTASGLGFRQIENRIHDVLETYANTHSKEASNADKTTNYYEKARINLAHNLELTDDFAILPSGCGSTAAIKHFQELLGLYIPPATKKRFNFKIDKESAPLVIVGPYEHHSNEVSFREALCETQRVNLDKDGLVDLDHLKEILEKNKNREIIASFCIASNVTGIITPYEEISKILRAYNAIICFDAAASSPYMNIPCHLFDAMFMSSHKLLGGPGSCGLLVIRKDLIDTSIAPTFAGGGTVEYVNKDLQLYQKEIETREDAGTPGILQLIRASLAYQLRNEISFDFIKKQKDELKEFLINELKKIPNCVIYGNQEAQNIGIISFNIRGLSPYDLCNKISSQDGFQTRAGCSCAGPYGHDLLGIEKLDKTNRPGWVRVSIHFSQTKDDIKNLIESIKKAIK